From the genome of Rhododendron vialii isolate Sample 1 chromosome 10a, ASM3025357v1:
ggaggaggatgaaggTGAAGAGGGAAGTAGAGAAAACCTCTGAAATCTAGGATCGGGAGATGAAAAAAACCCCACAAGAGGGAGAAATCCCACCCCTTTGTCACCCATTGGGACGTAAAACCCTgggagagagggggaaagaGGGAGATGGGGGCGGCGACTTCTTTAGGAttaaagggggggggggggggggggggggggggtggtggttcTCACAAATATTGTTTTATCACAAGAATTATTGGCATACATAAACATAGAAACGTCCAAACAAGTAAATATGAGACAATGTGAAAATAGTGAAATTATAAAAGATGTTATCTGTGAGAATGAGAGTAGCTATGATTTTAGATTCTTTATTTCTTCAAACCTTCATTTTTTTATAGGAATCTTCATTTTCCAATTGTACTTTGGGTCCTTGAAAATGAAATATTACTCCTACTtttgagtctctctctctctctctctctctctctctctcctctctctccctctctctctctctctctctgatatatatatatatatatatatatatattatatatatgcagaatattcaaaaaaaatgaaagacatTTCTTCAACTCATTTTGGCCACTTTAAAATGTAATTTACTTTTGTATCTGTACTCAATTGTTATGAAGTTACTACGTACCATTTGAAATATATTCATGATATCATTAGAATGAGATTAATGTTCAATATTTTTAGGTATTGTATCAAACAGTTCCAaagataaatatatataattttcttaacAACAAAACAAATGAGTATTTGAAGAGTACAaatagaaattgaaaattgtgattgaagtgtgtgtgtgcatgtgtcaTAATGTATACTTTAAAAGCActtttctgaagaaaaaaaatttatttagttgaaatctttaaaataaaaaaattgcgtAGCAGATTCTCCTATCAACGGTATGGCACTGATGAATTTttatttcccccccccccccccccccccccccccttctctctctctctcttttatttatttatttattttgtaattgaaaTCCAAATTGTGACAAAAGATGGTGGCAACATGTAAAGAGCACTTAGCCAGCATAACAGGAGTGCAATCCCTGAGGTTAGTCTAGATAGCTGGTAGGTGTGGCAATTGTCCGGGATTCAACTCTTGAGGTCTAATTTCTAATTCTGGCATAAATGACCTGTTTTTTATCGGATCGGAGAGAGAATTAGTCGAGATACGTGTAAGTTAGTCAGACACCTCTGACtgccaccaaaaaaaaaaattacgaggGGATGTATTAAGAGGCCATTCCACTTTTACAAAAAAGgaagtttaagaaaaaaaagataatttcaaggtcaaaaatcatgtgtttacgcaaataattttcctaccaataaggatcttgtttgatagatctcattgagatcttttaaacggtgtaaaagaaattaaaaaatcatttttaatttttgttatatttgaatttaaaattaccttttttttgaaaaagaaaattttggaagaaagcggaacggggtcTAAGCATGTTAACTGCATTTGAATTCTCCGTGGGGAAGAGTCACAAGCGGCTCTGAGCTGAAACCACAGAGGCGGCTactttaagagcatctccaatccatcttcatttcctccaaaatagaggatggatgtaacataTTGAGGGGAgcttttgtaatttattccattttttcttcactttttgtactttttgggagaatctttgagggacccatcgtcttttttagagtttggaggaattttgtactccaaatttacttttggtcctccatttttaaaggatcaaatttacttttggaggaccaaactctaaaaaggacgatgggtccctcaaaaattcttccaaaaagtataaaaagtgaagaaaaaaaagaataaattataaaatttcccctcaatgtgtcacatccatcttctattttgaaaaaataaaggtggattagagatgctctaatccccaattttttctttcagttTTTAAGGGCCACTCCGCTTTTGGTGTCCTTtatctatactatatatattaAACAAAAGTTATGGTTGGTGAGAAGGGCTGTGGTTGTGACACGTGTCACCTATATTTAAAGGTCAAGCAATTGCATTTAGAAATGTTACATAACTGCTAATAATCTTCCATAATTTAATGTTcccatttgaaatttttttctttcctattACATTCCACAATGGAAACCTTAGATCTCtcctttaaatttcaaaaatctggCAGAAGAATGTGGGATTGTCTATTACTGTACCTTTTAAACAGTGCTACTAATTTAGGAACTATGAAAAATTATTATAATTCAAGTTCTTAAACACACGTTAAAAATCATGCATCAATTGAATGAATTTTCTCTTCCATGAATTTTATGTCCTTTTAACAGCTTCGCCATCTCAGAACCTAATGGACAACCTTATGGAGGCCCGCAatgaattgggggatggtgtgCGCAGCATCGTGCTACGCACgttcgagccgtcggatcgcgCATCTgacggcttggatctcatctcgacaataaaCGACTCGCGGTTAGTTTACTGTCAGTTTTGTCAAATGCGATATCCAGTAGTCCGGAAATCCTAACTCTTCATATAACCCAACAGGTCAGTCCGTGTGAAGtctattttttatatatagtaTTCTCCATACCATTAGCTTCACTGAGACTAGATCAATTGAATGCAATCAAGATGAAAGAGCTTTTCCACAAGAAACAATGAACCTTTAATCTGAGCCGTCAAAAAGTGCATCGAatgcatagttttaaatatcggtcGGTACGaaccgtatcggccggttcgtaccggaATTTGAGGGTTccggttcggatataggccggtATAACGGAGAGACCGAAAATCACAGGTGAACCGGCCGATttccgatacgtatcggtctgTAACGGATATTTTGGACCGGTTCGTCCGGTTCGGGGAAAAAACGTTGccggaagggaaaaaaataaacgtTTCCAGGATTTGCACTGACTGGGTTTCAAAATGAACGAATCAAAACACTTACGATGATAAACCCAAACGTACAGATCTGAAACTGACGACTTCAATTTGAAGATCGATGTTGGCGAAATCGGTTTGGTTGTACTCGTAGGCATAGAATCATCATTTCCACAGGCGGTCGCCGGCGACGGATTTTGGGTTTTCGTGGTATCATTTCCACAGGCGGTCGCTGGCAAcggattttggatttttgtggtATCTCTGGGTGaggttgttgagagagagagagagagagtgctgtTTGGATTCAAagcttattttgttttgtttttccaaaagCTCTGTTGACGATCAGGAAAGATTTGGGGAAGACAAAAAGTTAGTcctatttttttgaacagcaaaaagtTAGTCCTATACAGCTTGTCTGtttgtatcccttttcaaaacaaaagaaaaaggaaaaaagacttTAATTGCTACTCCTGTTTATACTGTATAAATAAAACACGTTGCTGTCTGTTTGTTTGTATCCCTTCCGGAAAAAAGGTTtatggtgtgtttattttaatgtcttcatcttattttttctgtttatgtcaattatatcgaaattcataatgtcacatttttctcatatttgtaaaattttattgacttgcgggttttgataaattattgGATATTTTACATGAAGATAATGGGCTATTACAtgttttaaattaattaaaatgtgataatttaagccaatgttggaggcaaaagccgcaaaagtatatttttcaagttttatacatgttgataatttttaaaaattcactaCCGCTACACCTGATTCCCGCAACGTATCACTGATATTTCctgataccgatataccgcgaccgataccgcgagaTTTAAAACTATGATCGAATGGCTCGAGAGTGTCGAGTGGACACTATGTGGAATATGCCTGCTTGGTACTGAAAAAATTCTCGCATCTCGCACATGTTTCATCATGAAAGAATCATGAACGGGCTCACATTTGTTGCACAGGACCGGGCCCGGGTCCCATCGATCCTATCAGTAATTTGTAAGGATCTAGTACAGCgttttttttgaggaaaaatCAGTTCAACGTACGTTCGGAAAACTATTGCACCGAGGCTGCATCCATTGCCTATAAAAAGCCTTCCCATTTCCCCCCCATCAAACACACAAGCCATAACCAAAAACAGATAgcaaaaacacaacaaaaaaaatgaggattttGGCAttaatttcactctctctcctcttcatACTCGGAGCCTTGGCTCAAAATGAGCAATGCGGTAGCCAAGCAGGAGGAAAAGTCTGCCCTGGGGGACTCTGTTGCAGCGAACATGGCTTCTGCGGTACCACACAGCCTTACTGCGGCAAAGGGTGCCAGAGCAATTGTCCCGCCCCACCCCCACCAGCGACCCCGCCCCCGCCAGTGTCCCCGCCCCCACCACCGTCCCCTGGCGGCGGCGGTGACATCAGTTCTCTTATTAGCAAAGACTTGTTTGAGAAATTGCTGGCGTACAGGAACGATCCAGCTTGTGAAGGGAACGGATTTTATACTTACGAGGCGTTCATTGCTGTTGCCAAGGAGTTTAGTGGTTTTGGAACCACTGGAGATGATGATAccaagaagagagagattgttGCGTTTCTGGCTCAAACTTCCCATGAAACTactggtacttttttttttttcgtcgaAGCTATTTATTACGACTGTTTGTTTGACGGGACTAATCATGTATCTATTTGGATATGTAGGTGGATGGGCAGGGGCTCCGGGTGGACAATATGCATGGGGATACTGTTTTGTTACAGAACGAGACAAGTCGGATGATTATTGTACAGCTAATCAACAATGGCCTTGTGCTCCTGGGAAGCAGTACTACGGCCGCGGTCCCATCCAAATTTCGCAGTGAGTACCCTGACAAGGATGAAGCTAGAGGGAGGCCATTAGGGACGGTCGCCCTTgcaagatgaaaaaaaaaatactcaactatataatattcaaaaacaaaattttcctatGAAAGTATATAGGCTAGCCTAatggcggagccagaattttgaACCTAAGGGGGCTGGCTTgataaacatattttttatcgaaatatgcacttattatatcataaggtttttgCTTTCCTATACATTACATTACATTTATACATTAAATtgattctagcctaatgcagttaaattgtataccaatcattttgttttttttcgtaAACTACTTTAACTGTCACGtgcttgttttttatttacgaaagaatttgagaaatgagaatgtaaaataacagattttttatccaatcaaatcaaaattattaatattataagTAGTTATACACAAAtatttatcaataatattcaaattcaggtatatacaaaataaaatttttgaaactcaGACGTTTGGGGAGTCAGGGCTGGGGCCCCTGGGCTCGCCCCTgtagtattttggaaaaaaaaatcaaatagtaGTAATTGTTGAAATACAAGGATACCATAAATCTTGGGGGCGagccgccaaaaaaaaaattaatttctaaaGGCTAAGGGTttaaatataacaaaacataaatCTCAGGGGTTAAAATTGTGAATACTCAATTAATAAATTCGCAGTATGTCtcccaaaaaaatctccaatcgttaacagcccctttggatggagggatttcatgagaaaaaaaaaaaagaaaaggctcATGGTTTCCTGTGAAATTGCTCGTTTGGATTGAAtattttggtgaaaaatggaggaaaaaattaaaaaaaaattattttgattgaCACTGCTCCTTTTTAGACTTCTAGTTCGTACCCAATTTTTTGTCTCACATTCGCCCCCGTGTAGTGAAATTCCTGACTCCGTCTCTGGactaccccctctctctcactcttccatccgtcccaaatttAGGTCTATCTTTACATTTTAAATgtcataaaaaaatcaattttaattAGTCAATGAGAAAAGTCGGTGTGTGTATTCCCTTCCACCCatattcaaaattcaatcgtAAAAGTGGAGTAAAAATTAAAGtatgtttaatctttgtaattttatgATTTGgagattattaaaaaaaatttccctagcaaaaaaaaaaaaaagtacattaaacttcaaaaatcacattattgcatttcaaaaagaaggataatttttttaacataaaaagTACGTCATACTTTGTGAAGAGCAATGGCATAAGCTAAAAATGTTGCAATCCCAAAGAGGGACTCTCTTTCTTGAGAAGAATGGAGTAGTTTTTTTAGTGAAACTAATTCTAATACGTGACACAAATAGGAGCCATTACGGTCTCATTTAGTGATCTCCAATCAATTCACTTTGTAATTAAGTCTAGATGCATTTTATCATTCAGGTGGAAAAATCGAGTTAGTTGAACATCGTTAAGGTCTTGATAAAATCACATTAGTGGTCATAAGAGCAAATAACGGTTAGTCTGTGACCGTCTATTTCTTTCATGAATATTATGCTTCATTTAGGTTTACCCCCGAAATTCGAAATATAGAGAAATATTACCACAAAGGTTTGGCTCACCAAAACTCCCAAAACAGGAAACCTAACCAAGTTTCTCTTGCTCTCTCCATAtgcaaaaggaaaaaccaaaatcaacaaaaattttGTCAAAGAACGGGGCTAAAGACAAAGACAAATCTTCTTCATAAATTTGACCTAATCTCAAAAACTAAGCACATTCTCCAATTAAATTGCCTATGTACTGACTTTTTTTTGGCCTTGACTTTGGCAGCAATTACAACTATGGTCCAGCTGGAGTAGCCATAGGAAGCAATCTACTAGCCAACCCAGACTTGGTCGCAGCCAACGTCACCATTTCTTTCAGAGCAGCCTTCTGGTTTTGGATGACCCCACAATACTCAAAACCCTCCTGCCACGACGTCATCATTGGCCAATGGACTCCGTCGGCCGCCGATTTGGAAGCAGGTCGGTTCCCGGGGTACGGTGTCATCACCAACATAATCAACGGCGGGATCGAGTGTGGACAAGGGTTTACTACACCACAACAAGTGAGCCGGATCGGGTTTTTTATGCATTTCAGTGATATTGTGGGAGTTGGTTATGGAGAGAACCTTGATTGCAACCACCAAAGGCCCTTTGGATAAGTCGCAATAACATTGCGGAAAACTGTTCCGTGAGATAAAATAATATTGTAGGGTCCAATTGTATGGACTCTACATAATACTGTGATCTAATGATGAAATAATGCCACGGCCGGCAAGAGTATTGAAAAATTCCTAAGTAGTCTAAGTTTTTCGCTGAATAAAGATGCATGCAAGAATATTTCAGAATATTCCGGTTAGGGTGTTTGGCTGTGTGTAAGCTTGTTGTTAGCTTTGTTGGCTTGTTCTGTGGCTTGATGTTCTAGACTCAAGCTTTGCTTTCTCCTGTGCTGTGTATTGTGGGTTttctaataaaatcttcttaccaaaaaaaaaaaaaagaatattttagAATTAATGATGGAATGTGGCtcctgctgctgcttcttcttcaaaatttccatcctttttattttctgttttccgTTCAATATAGACTACACAAGGTAATTTGCTTTTGGGGTCAATAAGTGAGATTATATTTATATAAGCCCAGTGACACTAATATAAAATAGTTCATTAATTACAAAATTATTGGACAAAATCAAACTCATCATCTAACTAATGCAAAACGATAAAAGTATAAGGCAATCCTTCACCTCAACCAGGACGATGAGCCAGCATGGCGCACATTCTGCCACGACTTCATAAATTTCTAGCAGTTTCAAAAAGAGATAAAGTACTAGCCAAAGACAAAAGACAACAAGTATCTAGACAATGAAGTACGAACACACCAATGAATTTTTAAAGTTACAGATCTGACTGGTCACCACTAGTTGTCCCGCCAAAAATATCATGTGGGCTAAGAGCATTGTTGGCATAAATATAATTGTGAAGCAACATCATCTCCGAAAGAAGCTGACCTGTAATCAAAATATTCGTCCAAAGAAGAAACTAATTACTCTCGAAATATCAAGACACAACTCtaacaaatcaaacaacaaGTTTGTTGATCTGAAGAgacagaagaaaataaataataaagtgtAAAAGAAGCTGTTTGTACtagttccatggctttccccTTTCACTGCCATCCAAGAGTACGTAGTGaggggaaaggggaaaaaaaaaaattcatgacgGTTAGGGTTTTTATAGATATGGTAGATCagtgtacataaattttttgtgttaaaaaaaacacttgtGTATGTTTTTGCTTTCTAATGCATCCAATTTGTAGTTACGATTGGAGACTTGTAGTCGATTAATTACATATCTTATACTGTTAGATTCTACACCTAATTGATATATTGGTGAATAATTTGAGGGCTAGCCCTTTCAAACAGGGGTTTTACCTAAGCTTTATCTAGAAGAGCTGCCATTAATTAAGGGccggtgggaaaaaaaaaaaaaaaaactaactataacttttaattggtaatactatttgtatgcaatatagattttgtttgatagatctcaatgagctctttttaatgatgttttcaaaatcatctaaaagattataaattgtaagatataatcaattgaaaaatgacatgaactcccaaaagagacaaaagaattgggacagagagagtaggAATTGAAaagtcccattttttttttttgggaaccgGTAAAGTGCCAAAAAGGCTACAGCCCCAACATTGGGGCATAAGAAACAAGAAGATTACAAagagagggaggggaggggaTAAGAAACCCAACATGCATATATGCAGAAGACAGCTTCTTTTCTcgaaggctccgttcagttgccaggaatattgtacgggaaagttattctcaggaaaagtcaagtaaagtgaagtaaaggaaaaagaaaattattttcctgtgagtgttcatttgacaaaagaattttgcaagaataattaagatttagttgttcatttgtcaggaaaaagaaactttcgggaaaattttgtgagtgttcactcattttccttttcccgcgatgcaaaatcctgtgttttttgcaggatcacttttgcaggaaagtaattcctgcaagaaaacttaaaaacatgtttcccactactttcctgccaactgaacactataaaaatcatgggaaagttgattttcccattcttttttgtactttcctggcaatTGAACGGAGCCGAAGAGTTTGAGCAGGACGCGGGGACGCGGGGAAGAACATAACCACCTTATTGACAGCTCGTATAGATTTCatatctgataaaaaaaaacaagaacgtcacagatttttttttttatcttcttttcattccttaaaaaaaaaaattaacttgacaCATCtgtcttatttatttatctattttctaAACTAGGAGTACGTTTTGAAAGAA
Proteins encoded in this window:
- the LOC131302497 gene encoding endochitinase-like, with translation MRILALISLSLLFILGALAQNEQCGSQAGGKVCPGGLCCSEHGFCGTTQPYCGKGCQSNCPAPPPPATPPPPVSPPPPPSPGGGGDISSLISKDLFEKLLAYRNDPACEGNGFYTYEAFIAVAKEFSGFGTTGDDDTKKREIVAFLAQTSHETTGGWAGAPGGQYAWGYCFVTERDKSDDYCTANQQWPCAPGKQYYGRGPIQISHNYNYGPAGVAIGSNLLANPDLVAANVTISFRAAFWFWMTPQYSKPSCHDVIIGQWTPSAADLEAGRFPGYGVITNIINGGIECGQGFTTPQQVSRIGFFMHFSDIVGVGYGENLDCNHQRPFG